One Periophthalmus magnuspinnatus isolate fPerMag1 chromosome 4, fPerMag1.2.pri, whole genome shotgun sequence genomic window, CTATATATACGCATTACATTTTGGCATTGtcaacaaacaaatgaatttGCCACACAGCTTAaaagaaagtttgattttaacCGCTTGTTCTTTTGAGACAGAATAAACCCATGGGTTAAGACAATATTAAATAAAGGTGGCTTTAAAAATTTCTCATTACACTTTAATTGCCAATAAATGTAATCGTAATATTAAAAGACAGTGGAGTGTTATACCAATGCTTTCTTTTGGTTAGAGTGGATGTAATTGTGGGCCAAAAAAGTAATACAAGTCATGAAATGTAAGTGTGCTTTGCCAACTACTAATAACTAGTAACTAGTAACGAATTAGCTATTTTCATGTAGGTTATGTTTCATTAACCTTTCTTGTTTTCATGCTCATTTAGTTTACAATTAACCAATTGCCCTTGTGATCTTGGCATGTGTACATCCTGTATTTGTAATATACATTTCCTACATTCTGTCTTGTTGTCAAGCCAACTGGGACATATTTACACAAACCGCTTACCTTTTCCACATACACAATTACAGGTGTGTGAGCGCCACTGTGTTAACTGTGTCTTCAGCAAAGTGGCTTTTATTATAATCTACACTATGAGTACATGGTTCTTCTTGATATTAAATGTAAGGCATATCTCTGCTTCATTGTTACCCCCGGGGCTCATTAGAAATAGAATCACACCATCTCCCGTCGTGTGGCGTGTGAACAGATGGTGGACCCTGCTACAAAGCACCACCTCACCACTGTGTCTTCTCCTCCTGATGAAGCAGCCTGAGGATAATCACCTCAGACAGTGGCTGCCAATGCTGTGCCACCCCTGGTTAAACATGGGCTTTCAGAGAGCGTCCTCCTCTTGTTGGTTTTCGGCTTTACCAATGATTAAGACTACATAGAGGGGAGAAGTTATTACAATAAGATGGCTGTTGAATGGTTGGCTGTCTCTATGAGAAGATTAAAGCCACTAAATGAGCAGACTGTTTTGTGTCTTTGATAATAAGCCTTGGGAGGACAGTTGCAGTCACACAAAGACATGGCATGGTTCAGAATTGGACACAGAGAGGTTTACCATTGAACTGCGGACCACAGTAATGATCTGATTCTTCTTTGAAGTCGGTCTCTTACAAAAAAGGTTATGGCACCTGAGCAGCAAAACAACTTTCACAACTATATTCATCTTTATCATTTGTTTGATTGTTTCTTATGTATGTGGCTAATGCTGAAAGCAGTCTTTAATTTCCTCcatttaattttaaatcagTCCTTTGTaacagtatatttattttagtattacaagaaatttatatatatatatatatatatatatatatatatatatatatatatatatttttttttttttttttttttttttttgctatttatttttgataatgGCATAAAGTTATAACATgaagttcatttaaaatattacatattaGATGAAGCATGTATCTTTTATTAACCAGATACAAGCTCTGCACATCCGAAAACCACCTCCTTAACACCATGTTCAGAGCCAGCACCAGTTTTAGGActtagtaataaaaataaaaatctttcactAAATGTTGGTTACAGACACACTTGCACTGCAGGATGGCTAACGACAAACGATCACCACCTGACACTCCCCTCCTTCATCAGCCATTGATGTAATATTGATATTCATCCCTAGCGCTTCAGCATTGTACCCTTCCCATCGTGTCTGCACCACAGTCATTAATCCTACCTGTTACAGAGAGTGTCTAAGAAAGAGCTAGACTGACATGAAGACCGTATATTGCTGGATGGACAGCTGTAGCTTGAGGGAAACTTTAGTAATAGAAAGATAGCTGTAGAAAGTAGGACTGCTGCTTGTAGCAGAATTGATGTGATCAGGCTTCAGGGAAAGACAAGAATCAGAAGTACACAGAATGGATTTTTCTCCCTGTGCTGCCTTAGAGACGCTTAGAGGTGGTTGCCAGTGGTTTTAAGTTCAGTGAGCTTTTGCATATGCTGGAGAGTGTGAGACAGAAAGGGGGCTTATTAGCAGCACTGTGCATAGACCAGACTAGATCTTCTGACAGGATTAGAGGTGGCTGTTTAATTAATGCTTCCTTCGCCTGTCTTTTATTCGTCTCTCCCACGCCCATTcttcatgtgtttttcttttcatagcatcatctccctctttctcctcgcACTCAAATTACTTCTCAAATTACTTTGAACTATACCTCAGAGAGTGCTGCTATTTTCAGGTCAATGCTCTCTGCTTCACCACTTTTCTGACATAAACTGCTTATCTTGGTTTGTACTGTTTTACCTGATTACTGTCAAATACACACACCTGAACATGAACATTGATTCGTGTGCAAAATATTAATATGTTGTTCTTCTCCATCCCAGGCCCTCCATCAGCTTTACTATGACCCGAATATAGACAACAAAAATCTGGCACAGAAATGGCTGATGCAGGCCCAGGTCTCACCTCAGGCCTGGCAGTTTTGTTGGGCTCTCCTTGGCCCAGACAAGGTACACTGTCTCATTTATTAAATATAATAGTACATGTTGCTAACTCATAGGAAGATttgaattaaaataatattgGGAGCCACTATGTACTATATTTTTATGAAACAGTAACTACTTGATTTTAGCCACAGAAGTAATCCTATACAAGGAGTTAATTTACCTTTCTGATTAACTAATCAGCTTGTCAATGTCACAATTTTTATTAGTAAAAACAGTATTTCATTGGAAGTGGAttgattgttattgtttatgAACAATTTTATAAAATCCCTTCctacatacatgtttttttgggtttttttactgtaaagctTGTGTTTAAGTTATACAGTTTTTACTCTGTCCACAGGTGCCGGAGATTCAGTACTTTGGTGCCAGTGCACTCCACACCAAGATCTCTCGGTACTGGTCAGACATTCCCACAGACCAGTACGAGTCTCTGAAAAGTCAGCTGTTTTCACAAATTGCCTGCTTCTCCAGCGGCTCCAAGATGGTGCTCACCCGACTGTGTGTGGCCCTGGCATCTCTGGCCTTGAACACGATGCCAGAGGCCTGGCCCAGTGCTGTATCAGAGATGGTGCGGGTGTTtcaggaggaggggggtggggtGGATGGGCGGGCACGCTGCCTTGCCCTGCTTGAGCTGCTCACGGTGCTCCCTGAAGAGTTTCAGACCAGCCGACTGCCACAGTATCGCAAGGGACAGGTGAGGAAGCCATGGAAGCAGACATTATTTTGATACTGGGGAAAAGCTTGATACCAATTTTGCAattcaaattaaacattttttttaaaaatgctataacaTAGATTCAGTAGTATTCATTTCTCCTTGGAAATCCCCATAGCATAATTAAAATTGTATGCAATACACATAACACAATATTTGTTACCATGTGGGCATAATACTTCAGAAACAACAAGACCAAGAATGTACATATCATTGTATCATTATCTATTTAATTTTTCTTGGAATGATAGTTTTGGTGTTAATTTAGGTAACAATTGTTGGTATCAATTGTTTTTATACTACAATATAATCCTTTTTGTTGGCCTCTCATGTTTAAATGTAGTGGTACAACAGTTTAACCCAGTTTCTTTCTGGCTGTAGGTTCGGGGTGCCTTGGGGAAAGAGTGGGGGGCAGTGTGTCCTTTGCTTCAGCAGCTGTTGCAGCGGACAGATAGTCCTGGGGCAGTGAAGGCTCGGGTGCTGCGCTGCCTGTCGTCATGGGTGCTGCTGGATGTGCCTATAAACGAGAGCGAGAGCCTGGTGCACGACTGCTTTAGTGCCCTGTCTGACCCGGAGCTCTTCGACACGGCTGTAGAGGCCATTGTCAATGCCATCTCACAGCCTGACTCCCAAAGGTGCGCTTATGTGCCACTGTGTGTGGTAAAATAACATCAAAATTATTATTCTTGGAGAAATGTAACTGTTATGGAAGAGAATAAAGAGATTTTCACTTAGTAATGATGACAAAAAGTAAAGAATATATAactataaatatgtaaacaatcaCAGTTATGTTTATGGATAAATTTACATTAGAGATATTACTGATATTGTTGATACAGTGTGGTCAAATCCGCCGTAATGAGAACAATGTGGACGAAGGAGGTAAAGGGTAAACTGAGTGGGGCGGGCGCTGGGTGGGCATAGAGGAACCATGATGAGGGTTTATCAGGGAGTGCTGACAGCCAGAGGGAGCAGGGCAGCATTTCCCGGTCCGCTGCCGTTGCTATGGTTACAGATCTAGGGAGATGTCATCGTGCCCTGGTTGATTCAGACAAGGCAGGCACCCATTACTCCCTCcctggagggagagaggacccAGATGATGGGGTGCACCAAAAGAAAAAGTGCTAGAAGAGAAGTGTCAGTGTCAGCTGTGCACATATAAGACAATATTGTGATGTAGCATTCCTATGGAGTGCAGCACTGTGACTGCTATAATGCTGTGGAGATGGTGGTGGTAActggaattgttttgtttttttactttgattaaTATAAGTTAAATTTACTGTCTGCTATTTGCAGAGGTTCAATAAATAGGGGCAAGATATTACAATTGTTCATGCATTTCAGTGAAGAGTCTtatttattatgcattatttaaattaatgATAATTGATCTTGTTCTTCTTTAATCACTTTTATGGTACTATGTACTTAATATGGCTCCTTGTCCCATGTttgcttttctgtttaaaatcaTACCCATCAACTCACTTGGGGGATACCATTGGTCCAGCTGCATCCTGTTGCCTGGCAACCCATTTCCCCATCCTCTGAGTGTGTTGCAGTAATTGCAGAGGGGCTCATGGGTGGGGACAGAGAAGGGGTGACAGGGAGGGGGATAGATGATAAAGGAGGGAGGAGCGAGATGGAAAATGTAATACattgtgaaaatgtaattgtaGTTGGACCAGGGAATACAGCAGTGTCTTTGGTCAGTTTCCCTAATGCTATCTTTAAGATGAATGGGAAAAGACATACAAATTCATTTTATAGATTTAATCTAATCATACTCTCTGGAAGCCCCCATTTTAAAGCTTAGAGTACATGACCTGCATCTCATAAGTGCcttgttaaaaatgaatgattTTCTGAGTGCACAGCGACCACACACCCACAGTAAGTTTAGTGCATTTAGTTTGACCTCTCTCAGAGCGGGTTGAACAgctaaaataatacaatgtctTTGAATACAAAGTCACCCGCCTCTTTTGTCGAGTCTCGTCACTTCTTAGTGGGGAGGGGCTCTCAGTGGAGAATGCTGAGTCAGTGTGGGCTGTTGTTTTGGGATGTAAGCTGTATAAAACACAGCCACATATCTACCCTGCACTTTATAGAAGCACCCTAGGgaaattaaagtaaaaacagTGCCCCAGACTGACAGAGGAAATGCACTTCACCGACAGATCAGAAACTTCAGATGAGCaatattgttttcttttgtataaAACAAGAGCAACTTTGCAGTGATTTaaattgtttgtgttgtttctgcTGCTCTGAGCTGTAACACTGGGTTTATGAGGCTGTTTAACAGATTAATTTATGGTAAAGTGGCACAACCTTTTAGTGTCATTGATGAATATGCACACAGTTCCTGGTGTGCTTCTCAAAGACAAAGCTGAGTTCGTTCAAGCCCCTGGGGTTGACACATGTTGTATGGCTCATACTCACAGCTGAACACCATATCCGCTGTGACATTCAGATGCACAGCTCCCTCTGAAATGTCACCCTCTCACTCTTGACATTACGGGTGACTGCAGGATTTCTATGTTATTTGGAGAGACCTCACTCTGTCCTGAGGAGTGGACGAGCTCAGTTCTCTGTAAAATTTGTATCTCAGCACATGTGTCTGAGCTGAAGTGAGGAGAATTAAAGATGGCTGAGACAGCATGAAGAAGACAGGACAATAACTGACAGCTGCACAGTAGAGCAGTTCAGATTAACCAATCCCTgtattggtgtgtgtgtgtgtgtgggggtgtgtgggggggtgtgcgtgtgtgtgtgtgtgtgtgcaccagAATATCCCAGAAAAACTTCTGACTACAGGGTCAGTAGTAATGGATTTtaagcaaaatataaaaatgatatatttatCAGCATTAATCTAAGACACTGAGTGTTTTTAACGTAATTTTCTTTGCTACGGATTCTCTGTGTTTTTCCCAATACAGATACACAAACACTTTACTGAAAATGGTTCCCCAAGTGCTTGCCCTTCAGGACCAGCTCCGAGAGGCGGTACAGACTGGAGACATGGAGACCTGTCATGGCATCTGCAGGATTGCGGTCACACTTGGGGAAAATCACTCCAGGTTTGTGCCTTGTTATTCATACCAAATAATGAGTTCTGAATGAGTTTTTCTcttcattctttcttttctgtttgatttgaaGAGCTCTTCTAGAGCAGGTGGACCACTGGCAGAGCTTCCTGGCTTTAGTCAACATGATCATGTTTTGTACTGGCATTCCAGGCCACTATCCAGTTAACGAAACTACCAGTTCCCTAACACTTACTTTTTGGTACACCTTACAAGTAGGTATTTGTGATATCTGTTATGTATGTGGATAATAGTGAGTAAAGGCCTAGTTTGTCACTGATGTGTTTCCTTCTACCTTTGGCAGGATGAAATCATGTCCTTTGAGTCGGACAAGCAGACGGTGTATCTGCAGGTCTACAGGCCGGTCTATTTTCAGCTGGTGGATGTGCTGCTCCATAAAGCACAGTTCCCCTCAGACGAGGAGTACGCCTCGTGGTCCTCTGACGAAAAGGAACAGTTCAGAATCTACCGGTATGAAATTATTTCCATCACTATTTTGTACACTACATGTTCAGCCCCTTAGTGACAGCACAAGTGTTTCAGAAATAGCTTCCTGACAAGAAGATTGTTCAGCAAATGAGTGTGTTTTTCTCTAATAGACTCCCACTAGACTCTCTGCTGAGAAAGCAAAATCTGCCTGGCAGTGAAATTACCAGATACTGTTTCAAGAGGGTGTGTGAATATCTTTCAGGGTGGACATCTCCGACACCCTCATGTATGTGTATGAGATGCTGGGAGCTGAGCTGCTGAGTAACCTCTATGACAAACTAGGACGACTGCTCACCAACACAGAACAACCCACATCATGGCAGGTGGGTTAGACAGAGTTTACACAATGCGCTTTAgtataaactattttaaaaatatatgtttttgaacTTGACTTTGATGTTTCCTTCAGCACACTGAGGCTTTGCTCTATGGCTTCCAGTCCATAGCCGAGACAATAGATGTGAATTACTCAGATGTTATTCCCGGTTTAATAGGACTCATCCCTAGAATAAATATCAACAATGTGCAGCTCGCCGACACAGTCATGTTCACTATTGGTAAGACAAAGCCACTTCCTAAAGATCCTTCCTAAAACAGACTACAGACCAGGTTATCTCACTGAGTGTCTAAACTCTTCCTAGGTGCTCTGGCTGAGTGGTTGGCGGACCACCCGGTCATGCTTAGCAGTGTACTGCCTTTGGTGCTCCAGGCCTTAGGAAACCCTGACCTCTCTGTATCTTCAGTCTCTACTTTAAAGAAAATCTGTAGAGAGTGTAAATATGACCTGCCACCCTACGCAACCAATATAGTAGCTGTTTCTCAGGTATGATAATTCATTTATAAGATTCACTTTATTGATTTCATATTAGTATAATCTTCATAGTATCTTTTATAGATATTTGTCACACTAttgaatatatttgtactgtatgAGTGAAGGTTTGGGGTgctctatttattttattcaatttttttcttcAAGGAGGTACTTATAAAACAAATCCATAAGGTAAGGaaatattcagtgtttttatagaaTCTACTGTGCTGTTTGTTGGCGTGTTAACAtagctcttctctctctgctacCTGTCATTCCGCCTTTTCAGACCAGTCAGTGTATGTGGCTGATGCAGGCTCTTGGCTTCCTGCTATCGGCGCTCCCAGTGGAGGACATCTTAAGGAACCTTCACTCCCTCATCACCCCTTACATTCAGCAGCTCGAGAAACTGGCGGATGAAACGGTACGAGAGCACAAACGGCACACAAACAACAAAGCCATGCACGGTTGGAGTCAAGCCAATCAGAACAGCCCTTGTGTCTGCGTGGTGTCACCGCGGTAGAACATTTCTCTGCGGGACCAGATGGTTTTGACCTTGTGCTTTGGGCGAGTGATTCATATATAGGGACAGAAAGAATTGATTACTTTTTATAACACCAGTACTCTAAGGGTGagcgatttaaaaaaaaaatgtaattgtgattttttttatgagCCTTGatattagatttgcaatttattttgtaaaatcaaGATCAAGTTCATAGTACACATTTGAAACACCCAGGGGCATTTACACCTGAAGAGAAGACTATACAAGGTTGTACAAGttactttacatttatttatttatttatttatttatttttaattgtattatctaaataattgtaGCCCTAACTGTAACCATTAAAAATGGTCGGACAATTATAAGGTGTTCCAGTGATATTAGTGAGGATTTTAGTCCTTATCACACATGATTATTGTATTGTAACTGATACTTGGACTGTAGTCTGAGCATCAAATTTTCTTTCTCAAATATCAGATGATTTGTAGGCCAGCGTGCTTGAAGATATAAATAAAGCAAGGAGACAatctaaaaatactttatttaatatttgctGATTCCATCTCTGAAGCCTTTTAATCTTTGTCAGTTCATTCTCACAATATGCGCACACTCACACTGTTGTAACGCATCCATCTTTTCTCACTTCCTCCGTTCTCATTGTTTTCTGTCTGGCTTTTTGATCTATTGCCATTACATCAGACTATGAAATTGGCTGCCTGTGTCTAGAATATGATGAATAGTGGCACCTAGTGGTTAGACCTTTAGGTTAAGAATAAAATGGGGTCGAATGATCCCAAGTGGGTGATCTCATACCTGTAGCTAGTGCTGCCCTTGAAGACATTTAAGACCATTTTTGTTTGAAACCAGCAATAGATTAGgttttttgctatttatttccCAGAAACTTtggggaaattaaatatattatcttGTTCTTTCAGCCAAATCCATCCAATAAGCTAGCCATTATCCATATCTTGGGCCTGCTGTCTAACCTGTTTACGACACTGGACATCAGCAAACAGGACGATGACTCAGGGGATGGCTCTGCGCCTCCTGTCAAGTCCACTCCACAACCACCTGGTCCCAACCCGGTCAGTCCCTGCACAAATAACATTGTAAATCTGTTATCATTATTTAAACTGATTCATTTTAGTCAATTGAATGCCATGAAATACATGTGTTTGTGAACCGTGAATATTCCTATATCTTGTTTGttgtaaaacaaagtaaaaagtagttttttGACTGGCACACAGGTGGATAAaattgtattgttctgtatatttttgttttaggtgGTAGTAGTTTTGCAACAGGTTTTTGCTCTCATACAAAAGGTACTCAGCAAGTGGCTCAATGACTCACAAGTAGTAGAGGTAAAGCTTTTACAGAGCTATCAACTTTcagtatgtaaaataaaatagacaCCACTTGAAATCGCTCTTGTGTTAAAGGCGGTGTGCGCAATCTTTGAGAAATCCGTAAAGACCCTGCTTCATGACTTTGCACCGATGGTTTCTCAACTCAGTGAGATGCTTGGACAGATGTACAGCACCATCCCTCAAGCCTCAGCTCTAGACCTCACCAGACaggtattttaaatgtgtattttcttttcttggcttatttttaattgtttagtAACCCATATTATTTCCTTTACCATCACAAAATCTTTCCTTTCTTATGGATATTTAGTTATTGATAAATTATCTCTTTCCTTTTTCAGATGGTACATATCTTTGCCAGTGAGACGGACCATTTTCCGCCCATCAAAGCTCTGTTTGAGCATGTTACCTCAGTAACGCTGTCCATCTTCCAGCAAGGTAGGGGGTATAGCATGGACTGGCCTGAACACTCTGAATGTGCTTCTTATTTTACCAGTCTGCATGTCACAGATATTTTTAAAGGATCAAAACAATAACCAATGCACACGAGGAAAATGTAAAAACCTCATCAAATTGATTAAGCATTGCAAATATGCTTTGCATTCCTGGACTAATTTACTCTGAGCCTGGGGTGGGGGGCGATGAGAATGAGGTCAGTGGATTCCTGACCAACGACCTTTAGACGTTTGCTCATTACTCATTAATGTAACTGCGACCACAAAGGGGCTCTCTGAGATGTGATCAGCACAGGCCTCTGTTTCTTCTGCACAAACTATTGACTTTCATGCATTTGAGATCAATATCCTAATGTCCAGTATATCTCTTACTCCTGTGTTAATTGGAAAATTTGAATGCATAATGTGCACTTTACATGATTAGCAACTTGCTGAGttgaagctttataaaatgCTAATGCATGGTGTCCCCTGGGTGCAAAAAGGCCTCAGGTTCCTTTGCTTCTCCCTTTCTGTTTTGTGCCGTCCTCCTGCTTTCACTGGTAATGGCTGCCTCACTTCCTCTAAACTCCTTTCTCTGAGCAGGTGCCCTGGACAGTGTGGGGAGACACAGCACACTTATTCAGCTGGCTGCCACAGAGCTGGTAGTCCTGATGTGAGGGATGCGGCCTGTGCAGCCTGCTCAATAAGACCTGTACCTGGGGTTGAGCGTGATTAAGATATGCAGGGTTTAAAGCAAGACAACAGTTTGGAGTCTGGGAACAACTACAGCTGGCCGCTCACTACAGACACATTTGATTTTGTGTGAGACTGTTTCTCTATGTCTCTTCTTCTGAAATAGTAGTAGCTGCCTGTGGCATACAGCATTTTAGATGTTCTGTAGTTTGTGTCCAGCGAAAGGGAGGACTGACACATTATCCCTGTTAACCTTGTGTGATTGTTGCAACatatttatgtttgaataaAAGGGGAGATTTCTGAATGGACCCTTGTTTATAACCTGACCCCTGAAGCACTGTACAATGTAATGAGCTGTGCGGCTGGGGAGCAGGTTTAAGGCTTGTTCAGGTTGGGTGTCCCTGTCCTAACCTAAGACAGTAGCAGAGGTGCCTCCTGGGTTCCCACTCCAAACCCACTTTTGTTTCTTTAGGTTGGTTCTTTTTCTCTCGTTACTTCTTTGATTTTCTCCAGACAGTCCcatgtctctgtcctctgcctgtttttgtttttggttggtCTGTCCCTCAAAGACTCTGCCAAAGCTTCATATGCCCCTTCTCCCCTTTGTTCCTTATACGCGTGTGAATTATTTCTATGAGATATTTTGAGTTCTCTTTGATTTCCACATGACTGTTGAATCTATTCAGTTGCTGTTTGTATATTATTCTTAGTCTTTTATGATTTCTTAAGTTTCatctttattatattttaggACCCAGGGATCATCCTGATATTGTTGATTCATTTATGCAACTCCAAGctcaggtgtgtttttggtttCTTATTTCATTCACTTtgggtttctctctctcttttcctgatttcttcctgattctctgtctacccctctccctgtcctctgGGCCTTAGTGTGCCCCATCATAAAGGCGAGGCAATGGAATGACATACAAGGGTATCTTTAAGAGCTGTGGAGTTGAATAGTCACATTAACACGTAGTCACATTTGCTTCACTTTATATACACAACAGATTGTATTAATCATGTCATAGGATAGGGGTGagtgatataaaataaatacaataaaaatgaattctATTGATAaccaaataatattttttgcaatGTGCTAACATGCCCAGAGGTTGTTGAGGTTTTGCATAAAACGTGAAAAGactgtaaaatgtgaaaaatatctCATTATACTGGTTTAATTGGAAGATCACACTTTTTCTGcatgattttcttttattattatagatgATATTCTTAATATtcacatttgcatattttcttatcagcttttttttgcACCTGGCGAGTTATCTCCTATGCCCTAAAACTCCTGGAGACAGGACCCATTTACAGGGAAAGAGTATAGTCTTGGTTGGCCAGGCTGGTTTTACTTTGCATGTAGAGGATTTAATGCTTACCTCTTTTATAGGCATTTAATCTCGTCCAGTACAGTGTGGGTCGGAACAAAGAAGTTCCTGGGGTTGAATCTTCAGAGGTGTCTGCAACAGACTTGAATCTGTACTGTTCCACTCTGATAATTTGGAACAGGAAACCTAAGCTATTGGGTCTAATATTGTCACTGACTGGTCTAGTAAATatttcagctcaaatgaagATTGTGAATTTAGCTTAAGATGATCAATTAGTCTCCCAGCCATGCCCCCCTTTAAGCTCATTCCTGTCCAGAGCCAATTGGAGCCCAAATGAATTAATATTTGATTAATATTAATCAGTTGAGACAAATTGGCTGATGGCTcttctgtttatatttttgtcttctGTCCTCATCCTACTCTTTGTTTTCTATCTTTGGATAGATctgctctccatctctctttccctctctcctccatctgaatGAGTTCATTACAAGATCAGTTGTATTTATCTGCACACGTTAATTACTCACTTCTGTTGCATTCAGTCCAGTCAaccaaaaacaagcaaaagtaATTCTTCAACAATTAGAATAGAATTAAAGCAACAAAGCCAAAGTCATCATTACATTTAGTTTGACTTTCTAATGATTTTATAGTTTAACTTTTTGCTATTTGTTTGTTATACTTTCTTCATTGGACAATTGTTTTGAATAGTTGCATTTATAGCCTGGTGGACAGATTTGTCCTTGGTCTTTTGTTTCAGTCAGATCTTTCTACCAGGCTGACGGGGGATTTGCAGTAGTTCTAGCACAGGTTGAATTTTGTGATGCAGTAATGCTTGGGTTTGACCTACAAAACATGCTCTGTTAAGTGTCTCATGTCCCTTTTAGGCTCTCAAGCGAAAACCCGATTTATTCTTGTCTGAAACTCTTGATGTGAAGGCGGTGTTCCATTGTGGTGAGTGTTATTATCCTGTATTGTATGAATATACAGTAGTTATATCGATGTGATACCCATAAACCACTCTCACTTTACTGATGTTTGGCTCTGCTTTAGGAATCTTGTCGCTAAAGTTTCCAGAGGCTCCAACTGTCAAGTCAACTTGCTTCTTCTTTGTGAGCTCATTATACAAAGGTTCAAATACATGATTTTTCACTTGTGGTTATGTTAAAATTCTGTTTTGCCTTTTGTAGACTGAGCTGTTACCCCACTGCTATGATGTGCCCCCAGTGGCCAGGATAGTTGAGCAAGAGGGTAAACTGTTGCTTCAGGCAGTTTTGGAGGTGGGTAGCCTCAAAGAGGTAAAAAGCAAGAACCCCAGCCCGCTGTAACTAAAACTGACTTGTTTTTAACTCCAGGGCATTGGGGGCGGAGCATCTCGAAGCCTGATGGACCAGTTTGCAGAAGTGCTATTTGCTCTGAACAAGCACTGTTTTGCACTGCTCAATGTTTGGTTGAAGGAGGCGCTGCAGCCGCCTGGTTTTCCCTCTTCACGGGTCACAACGGAACAGAAAGACCGTTTCTGTCAGCAGATACTTAGGTATCATTAGTGCCCTGTATAGTATGTTGGTGTAGTGTCATA contains:
- the LOC117393990 gene encoding importin-13-like, encoding METPGRIVITPDALDFTVENVEKALHQLYYDPNIDNKNLAQKWLMQAQVSPQAWQFCWALLGPDKVPEIQYFGASALHTKISRYWSDIPTDQYESLKSQLFSQIACFSSGSKMVLTRLCVALASLALNTMPEAWPSAVSEMVRVFQEEGGGVDGRARCLALLELLTVLPEEFQTSRLPQYRKGQVRGALGKEWGAVCPLLQQLLQRTDSPGAVKARVLRCLSSWVLLDVPINESESLVHDCFSALSDPELFDTAVEAIVNAISQPDSQRYTNTLLKMVPQVLALQDQLREAVQTGDMETCHGICRIAVTLGENHSRALLEQVDHWQSFLALVNMIMFCTGIPGHYPVNETTSSLTLTFWYTLQDEIMSFESDKQTVYLQVYRPVYFQLVDVLLHKAQFPSDEEYASWSSDEKEQFRIYRVDISDTLMYVYEMLGAELLSNLYDKLGRLLTNTEQPTSWQHTEALLYGFQSIAETIDVNYSDVIPGLIGLIPRININNVQLADTVMFTIGALAEWLADHPVMLSSVLPLVLQALGNPDLSVSSVSTLKKICRECKYDLPPYATNIVAVSQEVLIKQIHKTSQCMWLMQALGFLLSALPVEDILRNLHSLITPYIQQLEKLADETPNPSNKLAIIHILGLLSNLFTTLDISKQDDDSGDGSAPPVKSTPQPPGPNPVVVVLQQVFALIQKVLSKWLNDSQVVEAVCAIFEKSVKTLLHDFAPMVSQLSEMLGQMYSTIPQASALDLTRQMVHIFASETDHFPPIKALFEHVTSVTLSIFQQGPRDHPDIVDSFMQLQAQALKRKPDLFLSETLDVKAVFHCGILSLKFPEAPTVKSTCFFFTELLPHCYDVPPVARIVEQEGKLLLQAVLEGIGGGASRSLMDQFAEVLFALNKHCFALLNVWLKEALQPPGFPSSRVTTEQKDRFCQQILRERVNKRKVKEMVKEFTLLCRGLHGTEYAAEY